From Strigops habroptila isolate Jane chromosome 1, bStrHab1.2.pri, whole genome shotgun sequence, a single genomic window includes:
- the LOC115610452 gene encoding T-cell activation Rho GTPase-activating protein-like isoform X1 has protein sequence MAETNGSRCDLENFQINSQAVKELWVSALLGVANKLPKANLLLLQHLLSLLSDISRNVATSKMTSGNLAICLAPNLLSPPQELPLDILAQETQKVTQLLEFLIDQYEELLIDQHKELLGEEVAGLASEGEEEPPAPQAEPETAEVPPVASESKHPRSFSREKRLPGSAQESRRCQATCEEGSDGPLCRKRSRLSTELSGVGN, from the exons CTCCCAGGCAGTGAAGGAGCTGTGGGTCAGCGCCCTCCTTGG GGTGGCCAACAAGTTACCCAAGGCCAACCTGCTCCTGCTTCAGCACTTGTTGTCCCTGCTCAGTGACATCAGCAGGAATGTGGCCACAAGCAAGATGACATCCGGGAACCTGGCCATCTGCTTGGCACCAAACCTGCTCAGCCCACCCCAGGAGCTGCCCCTGGACATCCTGGCGCAGGAGACCCAGAAG gTGACACAGCTCTTGGAGTTCCTCATTGACCAGTACGAGGAACTCCTCATTGACCAGCACAAGGAACTCCttggggaggaggtggctgggctGGCCAGTgagggggaagaggagccaCCAGCACCACAGGCAGAGCCAGAAACAGCAGAG GTGCCTCCTGTagcttctgaaagcaaacaCCCAAGGAGCTTTTCTAGGGAGAAAAG GTTGCCAGGCTCTGCACAAGAGAGCAGAAGGTGCCAAGCAACCTGTGAAGAGGGCAGTGACGGGCCACTctgcaggaagaggagcaggtTGTCAACAGAGCTCTCAGGGGTGGGCAACTGA
- the LOC115610452 gene encoding T-cell activation Rho GTPase-activating protein-like isoform X2, whose amino-acid sequence MAETNGSRCDLENFQIKVANKLPKANLLLLQHLLSLLSDISRNVATSKMTSGNLAICLAPNLLSPPQELPLDILAQETQKVTQLLEFLIDQYEELLIDQHKELLGEEVAGLASEGEEEPPAPQAEPETAEVPPVASESKHPRSFSREKRLPGSAQESRRCQATCEEGSDGPLCRKRSRLSTELSGVGN is encoded by the exons GGTGGCCAACAAGTTACCCAAGGCCAACCTGCTCCTGCTTCAGCACTTGTTGTCCCTGCTCAGTGACATCAGCAGGAATGTGGCCACAAGCAAGATGACATCCGGGAACCTGGCCATCTGCTTGGCACCAAACCTGCTCAGCCCACCCCAGGAGCTGCCCCTGGACATCCTGGCGCAGGAGACCCAGAAG gTGACACAGCTCTTGGAGTTCCTCATTGACCAGTACGAGGAACTCCTCATTGACCAGCACAAGGAACTCCttggggaggaggtggctgggctGGCCAGTgagggggaagaggagccaCCAGCACCACAGGCAGAGCCAGAAACAGCAGAG GTGCCTCCTGTagcttctgaaagcaaacaCCCAAGGAGCTTTTCTAGGGAGAAAAG GTTGCCAGGCTCTGCACAAGAGAGCAGAAGGTGCCAAGCAACCTGTGAAGAGGGCAGTGACGGGCCACTctgcaggaagaggagcaggtTGTCAACAGAGCTCTCAGGGGTGGGCAACTGA